One Bifidobacterium angulatum DSM 20098 = JCM 7096 DNA window includes the following coding sequences:
- the dnaA gene encoding chromosomal replication initiator protein DnaA gives MSAEDPTVQAKNIWSDALTLLKHKKSLSPRDKGWLEGVTPEAVYGTTIVLCVDNASTRQALENELMQALLEALKIVTGQDMFPAFKIVPQQTAPEPKPESKPQPKKPASHVEEQPELPLNGPSPSLDDLGKEPFGTAGPVPTVPSALQPQVSGDAEGQYGVDRNKVQRDPETHLNKNATFDTFVPGDSNRFARTVALAVAEGSGKDFNPLCIYGGSGLGKTHLLNAIGNYALVKDPTLKVRYVNSEEFLNEFIEALQIPSQSQGRIAEFNRRYRSVDVLLIDDIQFLGGKEATLEQFFHTFNALHQANKRIVIASDVAPKNLKGFEARLISRFDSGLTVDVKPPDLETRIAILRMMASMNHSNIPNDVLDLIAERFTENIRELEGALTRVTAVASLSNQPVTRAMAEQTLQDFFTTDVEIKPTDIISQAAKYFHLTFDDIVGRSRMKNIALARQIAMYLTREMTSMSLVDIGKVFGGKDHTTVMHACDRITNEMQQRQDIYNYVMELTVRLKQGSN, from the coding sequence ATGAGCGCCGAAGACCCAACAGTACAAGCCAAGAACATTTGGTCAGACGCCCTTACGCTGCTGAAGCATAAGAAGTCCCTTTCCCCTCGTGACAAGGGATGGCTGGAGGGGGTAACGCCCGAAGCCGTATATGGTACGACCATCGTGCTCTGCGTCGATAACGCCAGCACGCGGCAAGCGCTTGAAAACGAACTCATGCAGGCGCTGCTCGAAGCGCTGAAGATCGTCACCGGTCAGGATATGTTCCCGGCATTCAAGATCGTGCCGCAGCAGACGGCACCGGAACCGAAGCCTGAGTCCAAGCCGCAGCCGAAGAAACCCGCCAGCCACGTTGAGGAACAGCCCGAACTGCCATTGAACGGCCCGTCCCCGTCCCTTGACGATCTGGGTAAGGAGCCTTTCGGAACCGCAGGGCCGGTGCCGACCGTTCCTTCGGCATTGCAGCCGCAGGTCAGTGGCGATGCGGAGGGGCAGTATGGCGTTGACCGCAACAAGGTCCAGCGCGATCCCGAAACGCATCTCAATAAGAATGCGACATTCGACACGTTCGTTCCCGGCGATTCCAACCGTTTCGCCCGCACCGTGGCATTGGCAGTGGCGGAAGGTTCCGGCAAGGATTTCAACCCGCTGTGTATTTACGGCGGATCCGGCTTGGGTAAAACCCACTTGCTGAACGCCATCGGCAACTACGCGCTGGTCAAAGACCCGACGCTTAAGGTGCGTTACGTCAATAGCGAGGAATTCCTGAACGAGTTCATCGAGGCGTTGCAGATCCCTTCGCAAAGCCAGGGGCGTATTGCGGAGTTCAACCGCCGATACCGCAGCGTCGACGTGCTGCTCATCGACGATATTCAGTTCCTTGGCGGCAAGGAAGCGACCCTCGAACAGTTCTTCCATACGTTCAACGCGTTACATCAGGCGAATAAGCGTATCGTCATCGCGTCCGATGTGGCTCCGAAGAACCTCAAGGGCTTCGAGGCCCGCCTCATCTCGCGCTTCGACTCCGGGTTGACGGTGGATGTCAAGCCGCCGGATCTGGAAACCCGTATCGCCATTCTTCGCATGATGGCGTCCATGAACCACAGCAATATCCCGAACGACGTGCTTGATCTGATCGCCGAGCGGTTTACGGAGAACATTCGAGAGCTTGAAGGCGCTCTGACCAGAGTGACCGCTGTGGCTTCGCTGAGCAATCAGCCGGTGACGCGAGCCATGGCCGAGCAGACGTTGCAGGATTTCTTCACCACCGATGTGGAGATTAAGCCCACGGACATCATCAGCCAGGCCGCGAAGTACTTCCATCTCACCTTTGACGATATCGTTGGGCGTTCGCGTATGAAGAACATCGCGCTTGCACGTCAGATCGCCATGTATCTCACGCGAGAAATGACCAGCATGAGTCTGGTGGATATCGGCAAGGTATTCGGTGGCAAGGACCATACCACGGTTATGCACGCCTGTGACCGTATTACCAATGAAATGCAGCAGCGTCAGGATATCTACAACTACGTTATGGAGCTTACGGTTCGATTGAAGCAGGGATCCAACTAA